CTGTTTCAGACTTTGTACTTACCCAATGCAAAAGAAGTCCATGATAACTTATGTAAAGAGGCTGTTTTTGTCAGATTAACAGATGAAGAAGATGCGTTAAGGTTTGGTTTACCACTGAATGAAGATCAATGGCTCAGGTTAGAAAGTGTACTGCCAAAAGTATTAACTCTTAAATAATATAAATATCTCGAATAACGGCATAATTCAGCAAAAAAGTGCCATCAATTATATTGATGGCACTTTTTAATTTCTATCACTTACTAAAATTTAGTTTAATTGGATACCTAAATCATTTGCGGCATCATTAGCATGTTGTATAAATATAGCCTGTACAGCAGGCTTTTCTCCTAACCCTTCGAGTACAGTGTTAACGTTTATTCCAAGTGTCGTTAACACCGTTTTCCATGAATCTTTTTCATCGCCAGCCATATCGTTGTTGGCGTGATCGCCTGCAACAATCATTAATGGACGTAACATTATACTGGTTACATGTTGTGATTCTATTTGCATAACGATGTTATTTAAATCAGGAAAACCTTCAACTAACCCCACAAAAGTTTTAACTTGGGGATACATTTTGTTCATCTCTATTTCGAACTCTTTGTACAAACCCGTTGATAAATGTTCGTTACCGTGGCCCATATATACCAGAGCTCTATTTTGTAATTTTGCTTGAGCAACATCGTCTTTGAGAGCTATTGCAAGAGAATGTATATCTTGATGGTAAGGATATTTAACGCCCCAAGTACCAAGTAACGGACGCCCAAGAGCAAGACGTTTAAAAGGTTTAAATTTGGGTTTTATTGTTTCAATATCTGCAAGGGCATCGACAATGGCTTTAGTGTCCATGTACTCTTCACCATGTGTTAAATGGGTAGGCTGTACAACAATATTACTAAAGCCTAAGTCTTGTAAATCAGCGAGAGTACCAAGAACATTTTTTACATTATATAAGGTTGCGGGTACATTCTGATGTTCTGCAATATAGGTTTTATCTGTTGCTCTTTTGTGCCATTTTTTTCTGATAAAATTAGAGGTAAACGCAAGTCTGACTTCTGTATTTGGATACCTGGTTTGCATTGACGATTTTATATCAAGTAGCGATGCAAGAGTCGAATCATAAGTGGTACCAAAAGCGGCTATAACGATAGCGTTTTGGGGTTTGTTATCCATATTTTTTTCCGCTGCGTAACTATTAGAGATGAGTAAAGTTGAACCAATAATGACAGCAAATACCTTA
This region of Shewanella livingstonensis genomic DNA includes:
- a CDS encoding sirohydrochlorin cobaltochelatase; this translates as MKRFNKVFAVIIGSTLLISNSYAAEKNMDNKPQNAIVIAAFGTTYDSTLASLLDIKSSMQTRYPNTEVRLAFTSNFIRKKWHKRATDKTYIAEHQNVPATLYNVKNVLGTLADLQDLGFSNIVVQPTHLTHGEEYMDTKAIVDALADIETIKPKFKPFKRLALGRPLLGTWGVKYPYHQDIHSLAIALKDDVAQAKLQNRALVYMGHGNEHLSTGLYKEFEIEMNKMYPQVKTFVGLVEGFPDLNNIVMQIESQHVTSIMLRPLMIVAGDHANNDMAGDEKDSWKTVLTTLGINVNTVLEGLGEKPAVQAIFIQHANDAANDLGIQLN